One genomic segment of Oncorhynchus nerka isolate Pitt River linkage group LG16, Oner_Uvic_2.0, whole genome shotgun sequence includes these proteins:
- the LOC115121789 gene encoding alpha-N-acetylgalactosaminide alpha-2,6-sialyltransferase 2-like yields the protein MEGKGHTRSRLLRLRSTMTSMGLQRRLWLCFLGVSFLPVIYIIYLNLEITWGMDNLNLTQFPGIWYTQEPKRLHDPEEPLVVNTLSDNSSIAPPTPLSLKVKSTSPARVRPSTELGARTTKGSDLKGALLKSAKPTEPPFIGDSYYSEDAPPQTDCPDSIRSRVPQTDFGVRFLGRIPVLQWAKHATPEQYQRLRLYPGTHGWANLDFNTLVSTLSVLNTSANWHMFDDWARRSNGSRCVRCAVVGNGGILNESKKGHEIDQHDYVFRTNGAVIKGFEQDVGSRTSFYTFSTNTLRNSMRSYAGAGYRGPPLSEETRYVFLPDHDRDYLLMKAAATHTPVERGPERSKTPPTYFGGNVTVEKLKMYHPDFIRYIRNRFLRAHAMQTKYKDIYRPSTGAVMLLAAIHTCDQVSAYGFMTPDYVKYSDHYFDRQYHPVGFFINHDMRMEMALWQQLHRAGLITLYMRQ from the exons ATGGAAGGGAAAGGGCACACACGCAGCCGGCTGCTCAGGCTCAGGTCCACGATGACGAGCATGGGGCTCCAGAGGAGGCTATGGCTGTGCTTCCTGGGTGTCAGCTTCCTGCCAGTCATCTATATCATCTATTTGAACCTTGAGATCACCTGGGGCATGGACAACCTGAACCTGACACAATTCCCTGGCATCTGGTACACACAGGAACCCAAGAG GTTACATGACCCTGAAGAACCTCTTGTTGTCAATACGCTGTCAGATAATAGTAGTATCGCACCACCAACACCTTTAAGTTTAAAGGTGAAGTCCACATCCCCTGCCAGAGTCAGACCGTCAACAGAACTTGGAGCCAGGACTACCAAGGGCTCTGATCTTAAAGGTGCTCTCCTCAAGTCCGCCAAACCAACAGAGCCACCCTTCATTGGCGACAGCTACTACAGTGAAGATGCCCCACCTCAAACA GACTGTCCAGACAGTATTCGTAGCAGGGTGCCCCAGACAGACTTTGGGGTACGGTTTCTGGGCAGGATCCCTGTGCTTCAGTGGGCCAAGCATGCCACTCCAGAACAGTACCAGCGCCTCCGACTGTATCCAGGGACTCATGGCTGGGCAAACCTAGACTTTAACA CTCTGGTGTCGACCCTATCTGTTCTCAACACGTCAGCCAACTGGCACATGTTTGATGACTGGGCTCGTCGTAGCAACGGCTCACGGTGTGTCCGCTGTGCTGTCGTGGGCAACGGAGGGATTCTGAATGAGTCAAAGAAAGGCCATGAGATTGACCAGCATGACTACGTATTCAG GACCAACGGAGCTGTCATTAAAGGCTTTGAGCAGGATGTGGGCTCCAGAACATCCTTCTACACGTTCTCCACCAACACACTCCGTAACTCCATGAGGAGCTACGCCGGAGCGGGCTACAGAGGACCACCCCTCTCTGAG GAGACACGCTATGTCTTCCTGCCAGACCATGACAGGGATTATCTGCTGATGAAAGCAGCTGCCACACACACTCCAGTAGAGAGAGGACCAGAAAGGAGCAAAAC ACCTCCCACATACTTTGGAGGAAATGTGACCGTAGAAAAGTTGAAGATGTACCATCCAGATTTCATACGCTACATCAGAAACAG GTTCCTCCGGGCCCACGCCATGCAGACCAAATACAAGGACATCTACCGTCCATCAACAGGTGCTGTGATGCTGCTGGCTGCGATACACACCTGTGACCAG GTGAGCGCGTATGGCTTCATGACTCCAGATTATGTGAAATATTCCGACCACTACTTTGACCGCCAATATCACCCAGTGGGTTTCTTCATTAACCACGACATGAGGATGGAGATGGCACTGTGGCAACAACTCCACCGTGCAGGCCTCATCACTCTCTACATGCGCCAGTGA